The sequence below is a genomic window from Kitasatospora kifunensis.
GGCCTGGTGCTCCAGGTCCCGCCGTACGAGTACGCGCACCCCGAGGACCTGCTGGCGGCGGCCTCGGACCTGGGCGAGGACGCGCTGATCATGGCGCTGGACGGGGTCACCGACTCGCGCAACCTGGGCGCCGTGGTCCGCTCGGCCGCGGCGTTCGGCGCGCACGGCGTGGTGATTCCCGAGCGGCGGGCGGCCGGGATGACGGCCGGCGCCTGGAAGACCTCCTCCGGCGCGGCGGCCCGGCTGCCCGTGGCCCGGGCGACCAACCTGACCCGCGCGCTGGAGGCCTACCAGAAGGCCGGCCTGATGGTGGTGGGCCTGGCGGCGGACGGCGAGGCGGAGATCGGCGACCTCGAGGCGCTGACCGGCCCCGTGGTGATCGTGGCGGGCAGCGAGGGCAAGGGCCTGTCGCGGCTGGTGGCGGAGACCTGCGACCTTCGGGTGCGGATTCCGATGCCGGGGCAGACCGAGTCGCTGAACGCCGGTGTGGCGGCCGGTGTGGTGCTGTACGAGGCGGCGCGGATGCGGGCCAAGCGCTGAGGTAGGCCTTGGCAGCGGTTGGGCTGACGGCTTCTGATCGGGGTGTGACTCAAACGATCACTATCCCGCGCGAGAGTGACCGGATCCGTCAGCCACGCCGAGGAGTTGCACCCGGGAGAGTGTCCTAACCGGGTGTCACCCGGTTAGAGGGGTGTGGACACCAGAACACCTCGGCGCCCCAGGCTGGGCCAAGCGGCAGGGATAGAGGCTGAGCCCAGCCTCAGCACCGTCAAGGTGCCTAGCGATCCGGCTCGACTCAGCAGCACCCAGGTCAGTTTCCGGCTCAGACTGGCCGACCCGGTCGCGCCCATGATTGACGCGCCGCCGCTGTCGGCCGTGCCGTCCGCGGACGCCTTCGGGCGCCCCTACGCGGCGCTCAACTACGGCGGGCGGCCCGGGCTGGTCCGGGCCGGGAGCGCGGACGGCGGCGCGGCGGGCGGCCGGTCGGCGGCCTCCCTGGCGGGCGCGGCGCTGGTCGGCTCGTCGGTGGGCGGAGCGTCGATGGGCGGCTCGGCCCTGGGCGGCGCCGCCTCGGTCGGCGCGCCGCGCCGCAAGGGCCGCGTCACCGCGGTGACCTGGAGCGGTCAGGCGGCGCCCGGCGACCTGGCGGCCAGTCAGCTGCTGGACGCGGTGCGGCTGAACACCGTACCGGCGCCGGCGGGCGGCTCGGCCACC
It includes:
- the rlmB gene encoding 23S rRNA (guanosine(2251)-2'-O)-methyltransferase RlmB translates to MAGNSQRRNRRNPGSKKGASVGTGGHSRKALQGKGPTPPGEARKGHPKQRAANAAVKRERDAKARAGMRRSGGGGRGGRGGAGAAELVVGRNSVVEALVGGVPATALYVMQFIDTDDRVREAFQAANERGIPLMEAPRPQLDQMTGGLNHQGLVLQVPPYEYAHPEDLLAAASDLGEDALIMALDGVTDSRNLGAVVRSAAAFGAHGVVIPERRAAGMTAGAWKTSSGAAARLPVARATNLTRALEAYQKAGLMVVGLAADGEAEIGDLEALTGPVVIVAGSEGKGLSRLVAETCDLRVRIPMPGQTESLNAGVAAGVVLYEAARMRAKR